From Enterococcus mediterraneensis, the proteins below share one genomic window:
- a CDS encoding sodium ion-translocating decarboxylase subunit beta, which yields MTEIIQEMIVSSGIAGLTWKHAVMIIIALIFIYLAVFKKYEPYLLLPISFGILLVNLPLTGIFAPPTSMEPGGLLYYLYQGTALGIYPPLIFLCLGAATDFGPLIANPKTLLLGAAAQFGIFAAFFGAILLGMTGPEAAATGIIGGADGPTAIYLTTRLAPELLPVIAIAAYSYMALVPIIQPPIINALTTKEERKIKMHMQRSVKRKEKIIFPIFTTIFVALIVPAATTLIGSLMLGNLIRESQVVPKLTATLQDSLMFILTILLGLTVGAKAEAEIFLSLATIKIILLGLFAFAVGTAAGVLFGKLMCRLTKGAVNPMIGAAGVSAVPMAARVVHQEGLKNNSSNYLLMHAMGPNVAGIIGSAVAAGVLLAFFG from the coding sequence ATGACTGAGATAATCCAAGAAATGATTGTATCATCAGGGATAGCTGGTTTGACATGGAAACATGCAGTGATGATCATTATTGCACTGATTTTTATTTATTTAGCTGTTTTTAAAAAATATGAGCCGTATCTGCTATTGCCGATTTCATTTGGCATATTGTTAGTCAATTTGCCTCTGACTGGGATCTTTGCACCGCCAACCAGTATGGAGCCAGGCGGACTGCTTTATTATCTTTATCAAGGAACAGCATTAGGGATCTATCCGCCGTTGATTTTTCTTTGTTTAGGAGCAGCGACGGATTTCGGTCCGCTGATCGCCAATCCTAAAACACTGCTTTTAGGGGCGGCGGCACAATTCGGGATCTTTGCGGCTTTTTTCGGAGCGATCCTTTTAGGCATGACAGGTCCAGAAGCAGCGGCTACCGGGATCATCGGCGGCGCGGATGGGCCAACGGCGATTTATTTAACGACTCGCTTGGCACCTGAACTGCTTCCTGTGATCGCCATTGCCGCTTATTCTTATATGGCATTGGTGCCGATTATCCAGCCGCCGATCATCAATGCATTGACAACAAAAGAAGAACGCAAGATCAAGATGCACATGCAGCGCAGCGTCAAACGCAAAGAAAAAATCATTTTTCCAATCTTTACGACGATTTTTGTGGCATTGATAGTCCCGGCGGCAACGACATTGATCGGAAGTTTGATGTTGGGAAATCTGATCCGAGAGTCTCAGGTCGTCCCTAAACTGACAGCGACATTGCAGGATTCGTTGATGTTTATTTTAACGATCTTGTTGGGTTTGACAGTAGGAGCCAAGGCTGAAGCGGAGATATTTCTTTCGCTTGCTACGATCAAGATCATCCTGTTAGGGTTGTTTGCTTTTGCTGTCGGTACAGCAGCCGGCGTCTTATTCGGCAAGTTGATGTGTCGGCTGACAAAAGGAGCTGTCAATCCCATGATCGGAGCAGCTGGGGTTTCGGCAGTTCCGATGGCAGCGCGAGTAGTGCATCAAGAAGGGTTGAAAAACAATTCTTCCAACTACTTATTGATGCATGCTATGGGTCCCAACGTGGCAGGTATCATCGGTTCAGCGGTTGCCGCTGGTGTTTTGCTGGCGTTTTTCGGATAA
- a CDS encoding FUSC family protein, which translates to MYFGRFRIGMRTMKTALAVMLCILLFEILDRGVPLIAALSAVFSLRQDLTTTVSFGRSRILGNTIGGAAAIFYFFIKQYFRQDFLVELFILPILVAVVIIISDGINNNTGIVAAIATMLLIALSVPQGESFLYAVQRVIDTFIGTFIAISINFVIRPPEQEKEQQITEDLEELKKKKTELESMLSEIQKKIEKSEDDPL; encoded by the coding sequence ATGTACTTTGGACGATTCCGAATTGGCATGCGTACCATGAAGACCGCCCTTGCTGTCATGCTCTGCATCTTGCTTTTTGAGATCCTTGATCGCGGTGTCCCGCTGATTGCCGCTCTTTCCGCGGTATTCTCACTGCGGCAGGATCTGACTACCACCGTTTCTTTTGGCCGCTCACGTATTTTAGGCAATACGATCGGAGGCGCGGCAGCGATATTTTATTTTTTTATCAAGCAGTATTTTCGACAAGATTTTCTTGTAGAGCTTTTCATTTTACCTATTTTAGTAGCTGTCGTGATCATTATTTCCGACGGTATCAATAACAATACTGGTATTGTGGCGGCAATTGCTACGATGCTGCTGATTGCATTGAGTGTACCTCAAGGAGAATCTTTTCTCTATGCCGTCCAGCGAGTGATCGATACCTTTATCGGAACATTTATAGCTATCAGTATCAACTTTGTCATTCGACCGCCGGAACAGGAAAAAGAACAGCAAATCACAGAAGATCTGGAAGAATTGAAAAAGAAAAAAACCGAACTAGAATCCATGCTGTCAGAAATCCAGAAGAAAATCGAAAAATCAGAAGATGATCCTTTGTGA
- a CDS encoding hydrolase gives MEEQMVPNITSELRKDIVRVPEVIRKASGIHFFGKKIRSIIFTTDIAIIRNTNANAVIAVYPFTPHPAITKSIIEAADIPVFSGVGGGLTSGQRSQYMSMFAEAQGSIGVVLNSPTPVETVRQVCQVVDIPVISTVTSKYTPIDEKLEAGVKLINISAGKETAETVRHFRKHYPDLPIIATGGPTDESILETIEAGANAITYTPPSNGELFSHKMDYYRDLERKDNE, from the coding sequence ATGGAAGAGCAAATGGTCCCAAACATCACATCTGAGTTACGAAAAGATATTGTAAGAGTTCCTGAGGTGATCCGCAAAGCAAGCGGCATCCACTTTTTTGGGAAAAAAATACGTTCCATCATTTTTACAACAGATATCGCGATCATTCGCAATACCAATGCGAATGCCGTGATCGCAGTTTATCCTTTTACGCCGCATCCGGCGATCACTAAAAGCATCATCGAAGCCGCAGATATCCCGGTTTTTTCAGGAGTTGGCGGAGGATTGACTAGCGGTCAGCGCTCCCAATATATGAGTATGTTCGCAGAAGCGCAAGGTTCGATCGGTGTAGTATTGAATTCACCTACGCCAGTAGAAACCGTCCGACAAGTCTGTCAGGTGGTAGATATTCCCGTGATCAGTACGGTCACTTCTAAATATACTCCCATTGATGAGAAGCTGGAAGCCGGTGTCAAATTGATCAACATCAGCGCTGGTAAAGAAACGGCAGAGACCGTTCGGCATTTCCGCAAGCATTATCCAGATTTGCCGATCATTGCTACCGGTGGCCCCACCGATGAAAGTATCTTAGAAACGATCGAAGCCGGTGCGAATGCGATCACCTATACACCGCCTTCAAACGGTGAACTGTTCAGCCATAAGATGGATTATTATCGGGACTTGGAAAGAAAAGATAACGAATGA
- a CDS encoding Gfo/Idh/MocA family protein has protein sequence MKKYNWGIIGLGDIAHQFATVFLQEQSVLYGAASRTLAKAQAFAEKYQIQHTYGSYEEMLADPAIDVVYVAVPNQFHKAHILQALQAGKHVLCEKAITLDLAELEEVAAVAQEKGLILQEAMTIFNMPLFKELRGIADSGKLGKLKMIQAPFGSYKEPDPNNRFFNPELAGGALLDIGTYAVSFARSFMTTAPKVIASDVLPFETGVDEQSVTILRNEQNEMAAVTLTFQAKMPKVGIAAFENAYITVADYPRADKAEIIYNDGTKEFIEVGNTQEALNYELAAMIASIEGAPNHSLQLTKDVITVLDQMQKTWNE, from the coding sequence ATGAAAAAATACAATTGGGGGATCATTGGTCTTGGCGATATCGCCCACCAATTCGCAACCGTTTTTTTACAAGAACAAAGTGTGCTTTATGGTGCGGCTTCTCGTACATTAGCAAAAGCGCAAGCCTTCGCAGAAAAATATCAAATCCAACATACTTATGGTTCTTACGAAGAGATGCTGGCTGATCCAGCGATCGATGTCGTCTACGTAGCTGTTCCCAATCAGTTTCATAAAGCGCATATTTTGCAAGCGCTGCAAGCCGGCAAACATGTGCTTTGCGAAAAAGCGATCACATTAGATCTGGCTGAGTTAGAAGAAGTCGCGGCAGTTGCCCAAGAAAAAGGATTGATCCTGCAAGAAGCCATGACGATCTTTAACATGCCGCTTTTCAAAGAATTGCGCGGTATCGCTGATTCTGGAAAATTAGGGAAATTAAAGATGATCCAAGCACCTTTTGGCAGTTACAAAGAACCTGATCCGAACAACCGCTTTTTCAATCCAGAGCTTGCCGGTGGCGCATTGTTGGATATCGGTACTTATGCCGTTTCCTTCGCCCGCAGTTTTATGACAACGGCTCCTAAAGTCATCGCCAGTGATGTGTTGCCTTTTGAAACCGGTGTCGATGAACAATCGGTAACGATCCTTCGCAATGAACAGAATGAAATGGCGGCTGTCACATTGACTTTCCAAGCGAAAATGCCAAAAGTTGGGATCGCGGCCTTCGAAAACGCATATATCACCGTTGCAGATTATCCTCGTGCGGACAAGGCAGAGATCATTTACAACGACGGCACCAAAGAATTCATTGAAGTCGGCAATACACAAGAAGCGCTGAATTACGAATTGGCTGCAATGATCGCGTCGATTGAAGGCGCACCAAATCATTCACTCCAACTTACAAAAGACGTGATCACGGTGTTAGACCAAATGCAGAAGACTTGGAACGAATAA
- a CDS encoding glycoside hydrolase family 73 protein yields the protein MAIRKYKKKQKVRMPAIIAGFLLIGLAFSFSLRSLSSPLQPLQQFFNEPDKGMSRREFIEKLAPHAKELQTGYGILPSIILGQAGLESNFGESTLSSKYNNLFGIKAYGNQKKVKLETKEFVNEQWITIKGEFKVYDSWQDSMDDHTMLFVNGVDWNPKLYEGVLTAKNYKEAAQALQEAGYATDPTYADKIISVIEQYDLAKYDE from the coding sequence ATGGCAATAAGAAAATACAAAAAGAAACAAAAAGTTCGGATGCCGGCGATCATCGCCGGATTTCTGCTTATTGGGCTGGCTTTTTCATTTTCTTTAAGAAGTCTCAGCAGTCCGTTACAACCGCTGCAGCAATTTTTTAATGAACCTGATAAAGGAATGAGTCGGAGAGAATTTATCGAGAAGCTGGCGCCTCATGCCAAAGAGCTGCAGACGGGCTACGGTATTCTGCCGAGCATTATTTTGGGACAGGCGGGGCTCGAATCCAATTTTGGGGAAAGCACCCTTAGCAGTAAGTACAATAATCTTTTCGGGATCAAGGCCTATGGAAATCAAAAGAAAGTAAAGTTAGAAACCAAAGAATTCGTCAATGAACAATGGATCACCATCAAAGGTGAATTCAAAGTATATGACTCTTGGCAGGATTCGATGGACGACCATACGATGCTCTTTGTCAATGGCGTTGATTGGAATCCAAAACTTTATGAAGGCGTATTGACGGCGAAAAATTATAAAGAAGCGGCACAAGCCTTGCAAGAGGCAGGATATGCGACAGATCCCACCTATGCTGATAAAATCATAAGTGTCATTGAACAATATGATCTAGCAAAATATGATGAGTAA
- a CDS encoding M15 family metallopeptidase, which produces MKKAGKVVVILAVLGGIIFASIKYGEAQEPYAEKTTVSKEKTAQKEAVKTQAVKQSAFADLPDVSVNDWQLVLVSPDHHIKKEVSADQLVTINGGQQIDRRIEGAYNDLVSSAKKAGINLRLISAFRSVSDQEAVFSARIAQLMSQNNLSEADAKKKAMETMTEPGFSEHHTGLAIDVVDEQWLASNPNMILDESYSKKPGAKWLQANAYKYGFIVRYPDGKEDITKITYEPWHLRYVGKESAAYIEKHHITLEEYIQRLTEK; this is translated from the coding sequence TTGAAAAAAGCAGGAAAAGTCGTAGTCATTTTGGCAGTTTTAGGTGGCATCATTTTTGCTTCCATCAAATATGGCGAAGCGCAGGAACCTTATGCGGAGAAAACGACTGTTTCAAAAGAAAAAACAGCGCAAAAAGAAGCGGTAAAAACACAAGCAGTAAAACAATCCGCTTTTGCAGATCTGCCTGATGTTTCTGTCAACGATTGGCAGTTGGTTTTAGTCAGTCCAGATCACCATATCAAAAAAGAAGTGTCTGCGGATCAATTAGTGACGATCAACGGCGGTCAGCAAATCGATCGACGGATCGAAGGAGCCTATAATGATCTGGTTTCCTCAGCAAAAAAAGCCGGCATCAATTTGCGATTGATCTCTGCTTTTCGTTCGGTCAGCGATCAGGAGGCAGTCTTTAGTGCACGAATTGCACAGCTGATGAGCCAAAATAATTTATCGGAAGCTGATGCTAAGAAAAAAGCGATGGAGACAATGACCGAACCGGGATTCAGCGAACATCATACCGGTTTGGCAATCGATGTCGTGGATGAACAGTGGCTGGCCAGCAATCCTAATATGATTCTGGACGAAAGCTACAGCAAAAAGCCGGGGGCAAAATGGCTGCAAGCCAATGCATATAAATATGGATTTATTGTTCGATACCCTGACGGAAAAGAAGATATCACAAAAATCACCTATGAGCCATGGCACTTGCGGTATGTCGGGAAAGAAAGTGCAGCATATATCGAAAAACACCATATTACATTGGAAGAATATATCCAACGTTTGACTGAAAAATAG
- a CDS encoding xanthine phosphoribosyltransferase: MRELIERIEKDGRVLGEGVLKVDSFVTHQVDPELMEKIGERFAEVFKDANITKVVTIEASGIAPALYAAQTLGVPMVFARKSKSLTMNEELLTSSVYSFTKQVTSTISISRKFLSEKDNVLIIDDFLANGQAAKGLIELCQQAGAKVEGIGIVIEKSFQDGRELLEEMGLKVVSLARIASLSNGKVEFIEEDA; encoded by the coding sequence ATGAGAGAACTTATAGAACGAATCGAAAAAGACGGACGAGTATTAGGCGAAGGTGTGCTGAAAGTCGACAGCTTTGTGACTCACCAAGTGGATCCTGAATTGATGGAGAAAATCGGTGAACGCTTCGCAGAAGTTTTTAAAGATGCGAACATCACAAAAGTCGTTACTATCGAAGCTTCAGGAATCGCGCCGGCATTGTACGCGGCACAAACATTAGGTGTTCCAATGGTCTTTGCCCGCAAATCCAAGAGCCTGACAATGAATGAAGAATTATTGACTTCTTCTGTCTATTCATTCACCAAGCAAGTGACAAGTACGATCTCGATCTCAAGAAAATTTTTGTCTGAAAAGGATAACGTACTGATTATTGATGACTTTTTGGCTAATGGTCAAGCTGCAAAAGGTTTGATCGAGTTGTGTCAGCAAGCTGGCGCAAAAGTTGAAGGTATCGGTATTGTTATTGAAAAATCCTTCCAAGATGGACGCGAATTATTAGAGGAAATGGGACTGAAAGTTGTCTCTTTGGCTAGAATCGCATCGTTATCAAATGGAAAGGTGGAATTTATCGAGGAGGATGCTTAA
- a CDS encoding FtsX-like permease family protein gives MKKSALLKTSLREIKNSPARFFSILGIIFLGVAFFAGIGATGPDMIRSADDYYQKQDLADGAVASTLGVVEKDLDLIKEEPQVAKAVPQYMLDLNLTEANQVVRIFGLTKELNDYVVVKGRLPEKEGEIALDSIANSKNYAVGDTFEIAKEDDPQNQVKSHKLKIVGFVNSPEFIENVKRGNTNVGSGSVDYFAVVSEKDLDLSTYSRILVSFKQTNSAYTDAYTKKVAAELDKLEKKLADRPEERLAEVKQAAEKELDKVRKQVEDGEKALQDAEDKLTQAKKDIDQGKQEILANREQMTAQINQATQELDANEAALTSQETELEQQKQQLAAQKERLDTAERQLNDRKQQLAEAKQQQTELTKTIDGLTKKVTAYQGLAASFQRAAALGEEEFKETIVEQRAEWLKSLNEIDSSSPAVEQVTNLSDETTKEQFATIIETVNTAAQEANNQLTTATNQATALTRQIQESETAERTLQTQRQQLQAAEAQISSGEREIANGKQQIAAGRQELAEQQAAGEAELAQASEQIEAAEEEYQKGLEEFQKQNSENMPKLLDAELQLKNETARLNEMKPAEYLFTDREDNPGYIEYKQNADRISSLATVFPIIFFLIAALVSLTTMTRMIEEKRTEIGTFKALGYKNHEIALKFLYYSLSAGLIGSILGLALGFYLFPTIIISAYGQLYNIEEFVTPWYWSYSLIGIIVALVCTVGVALLALWIDLFSQPAELLRPKAPKAGKRVWLEYIRPVWKRLSFIQKVTMRNLFRYKLRMLMTIFGIAGCTSMIVTGFGLRDSISDIVPTQFEKLWNYEGIVTFNENATTEQRTRYEEEISKAEHFKERLPISSEILTLSGNKQTPQDVTVYVPEDPQEVSKFILFNDRKTGKKYQLTDDGAIINEKLAKLFDIKIGDTIELKSTDHTYPVKVTAITENYTGHFAYLSPKYYEQVFDKKPSYNTEFIAFDRSLSTKQENDLANHLMENDGVINVSFLTESLDALGDTTETLNLVVWVLIISAGLLAFIVLYNLNNINISERIRELSTIKVLGFYDKEVTMYIYRENILLTLLGILVGLVMGKIEHNYVLQTVELDMLMFPPNIHAISYLYSSLITIFFTVIVGIVIYFKLKKVDMIEALKSNE, from the coding sequence AAAAGAATTGAACGACTATGTGGTAGTCAAAGGCCGGCTTCCGGAAAAAGAAGGGGAAATCGCGCTGGATAGCATCGCCAATTCAAAAAATTATGCCGTTGGCGACACGTTTGAGATCGCGAAAGAAGATGATCCGCAAAATCAAGTAAAATCCCATAAATTAAAAATCGTCGGCTTTGTCAATTCCCCGGAGTTTATTGAAAATGTCAAACGAGGCAACACAAATGTCGGCAGCGGTTCGGTAGATTATTTTGCTGTTGTTTCTGAAAAAGATCTGGATCTGTCTACTTATTCGCGGATCTTGGTATCCTTTAAACAGACGAACAGTGCCTATACGGATGCTTATACAAAAAAGGTCGCCGCTGAGTTAGACAAACTTGAGAAAAAACTGGCAGATCGTCCTGAAGAACGTTTAGCCGAGGTCAAACAAGCCGCTGAGAAAGAATTAGACAAAGTAAGAAAACAGGTGGAAGATGGCGAAAAAGCGTTACAAGATGCGGAAGACAAATTAACACAAGCCAAAAAAGACATCGACCAAGGAAAGCAAGAGATCCTTGCAAATAGAGAACAGATGACAGCACAAATCAATCAGGCAACACAAGAACTGGATGCTAATGAAGCTGCATTGACGAGCCAAGAAACAGAATTAGAGCAGCAGAAGCAACAGCTGGCTGCCCAAAAAGAAAGACTGGATACCGCCGAACGACAGCTCAATGATCGAAAACAGCAACTGGCTGAAGCAAAACAACAGCAGACAGAGTTAACGAAAACCATCGATGGACTGACGAAGAAAGTCACTGCTTATCAAGGTTTGGCCGCAAGTTTTCAGCGAGCGGCAGCATTGGGTGAAGAAGAATTCAAAGAAACCATCGTGGAACAACGAGCAGAATGGTTGAAATCTTTAAATGAAATAGACAGCAGTTCTCCTGCAGTCGAGCAAGTGACGAACTTATCAGATGAAACCACGAAAGAACAATTTGCAACGATCATTGAAACGGTCAATACAGCAGCACAAGAAGCAAACAATCAATTGACCACCGCTACAAATCAAGCGACCGCACTAACGAGACAGATCCAAGAAAGTGAAACCGCTGAGCGGACGCTGCAAACGCAAAGACAGCAGTTACAAGCAGCAGAAGCTCAAATCAGCTCTGGTGAAAGAGAGATCGCAAATGGCAAGCAACAGATCGCTGCCGGCAGACAAGAATTAGCGGAACAGCAAGCCGCCGGCGAAGCCGAGCTTGCGCAGGCTTCTGAACAGATCGAAGCTGCCGAAGAGGAATATCAAAAAGGTTTGGAAGAATTTCAAAAGCAAAATAGCGAGAATATGCCAAAACTTTTGGATGCCGAACTTCAGCTGAAAAACGAAACAGCAAGATTAAATGAAATGAAACCGGCGGAATATCTCTTTACAGATCGTGAAGACAATCCCGGTTATATCGAATATAAACAAAATGCAGATCGTATCTCATCACTGGCGACCGTCTTTCCGATCATTTTCTTCTTGATCGCCGCGTTGGTAAGTCTGACTACCATGACTCGTATGATTGAAGAAAAACGAACAGAAATCGGGACTTTTAAAGCATTAGGATATAAAAATCATGAGATCGCTTTGAAATTTTTATATTACTCATTAAGTGCTGGATTGATCGGGTCTATTTTAGGTTTGGCGTTAGGCTTTTACTTGTTCCCGACGATTATTATCAGTGCTTACGGACAGCTTTATAATATTGAAGAGTTTGTGACACCGTGGTATTGGAGTTACTCACTGATCGGGATCATCGTGGCATTAGTCTGTACGGTTGGTGTCGCATTGCTGGCATTGTGGATCGATCTGTTCAGTCAGCCGGCAGAATTGCTTCGTCCTAAAGCACCAAAAGCCGGAAAACGTGTCTGGCTGGAATATATCCGTCCTGTTTGGAAACGACTCAGCTTTATCCAAAAAGTAACGATGCGAAATCTATTCCGTTACAAATTGCGGATGCTGATGACGATTTTTGGCATTGCCGGTTGTACCTCGATGATCGTGACCGGTTTTGGATTAAGAGATTCTATCAGCGATATCGTTCCAACACAGTTTGAGAAGTTGTGGAATTATGAAGGGATCGTGACCTTCAATGAAAATGCGACGACTGAACAACGAACACGATATGAAGAAGAGATAAGCAAAGCAGAGCATTTCAAAGAACGGCTGCCGATTTCTTCTGAGATCCTTACATTGTCTGGGAATAAACAGACACCGCAAGATGTGACAGTCTATGTACCGGAAGATCCGCAGGAAGTTTCGAAATTTATTTTATTCAATGATCGAAAAACCGGCAAAAAATACCAGCTGACAGATGACGGCGCGATTATCAACGAAAAACTGGCAAAATTATTTGATATCAAGATCGGTGATACTATCGAGCTGAAATCAACAGATCATACCTATCCTGTCAAAGTTACTGCCATTACTGAAAACTATACGGGGCATTTTGCTTATCTGTCACCAAAATATTATGAACAAGTCTTTGATAAAAAGCCAAGCTACAATACGGAATTTATTGCTTTTGATCGCTCTTTGTCAACGAAACAGGAAAATGATCTAGCCAATCATCTGATGGAAAACGATGGAGTCATCAATGTTTCCTTCTTGACTGAATCATTGGACGCGCTGGGAGATACCACGGAGACATTGAATCTAGTCGTTTGGGTGTTGATCATTTCTGCAGGTCTGTTGGCATTTATCGTGCTGTACAACTTGAACAATATCAATATTTCGGAACGAATCAGGGAATTGTCTACCATCAAAGTACTAGGGTTTTATGACAAAGAAGTAACGATGTATATCTATCGCGAAAATATCCTTCTGACATTATTAGGAATCTTGGTGGGTCTTGTGATGGGTAAAATCGAACACAATTATGTATTGCAGACTGTAGAACTTGATATGCTGATGTTCCCGCCGAATATCCACGCCATCAGTTACCTTTATTCTAGTTTGATCACCATCTTTTTCACTGTGATCGTAGGGATCGTTATTTACTTTAAATTAAAAAAAGTCGACATGATCGAAGCACTAAAATCAAATGAATAA
- a CDS encoding aromatic acid exporter family protein produces MKIGLRTIKTAVAATLALLAANALQLLFAPAAGIIAVLSVGNTKRTSLMTAIYRVSSLILATIIAFICFQILGFNPIAFGVYLLLFIGVSVRLGLEDGIVVNSVLVTHYMIEASFAPALILNEFFLMGLGVGFALLFNLVMPDLQKKLKEDQLVIEEMFRNLLQKMAKYLNQPEQEAKLLDECNGLLSFINDAQKRAVLHQENQWMAKNGYFKEYFAMRRTQLRVLGDMIDLLDHIYVDEEIIYGVRHLLQITSEQFAEANDGKQILAEIYQVYENYRQKPLPQTREEFENRARLFQFLQSFTTFIQIKAEFTKQS; encoded by the coding sequence ATGAAAATCGGGTTACGAACGATCAAGACGGCGGTCGCCGCGACCTTAGCGTTACTGGCCGCGAATGCTTTGCAATTATTATTTGCGCCAGCTGCAGGAATCATCGCCGTTTTAAGTGTCGGCAATACAAAGCGGACGTCATTGATGACCGCGATCTACCGAGTAAGCTCGCTAATTTTGGCAACGATCATCGCTTTTATCTGTTTTCAGATCTTAGGGTTTAATCCTATTGCTTTTGGCGTGTATCTGCTGCTGTTTATCGGCGTTTCTGTCCGCTTAGGGCTGGAAGACGGGATCGTTGTGAATTCTGTTTTAGTTACTCATTATATGATCGAAGCTTCATTTGCTCCGGCGCTGATCCTTAATGAGTTTTTTTTGATGGGATTGGGGGTAGGCTTTGCACTGCTGTTTAATTTAGTGATGCCCGATCTGCAAAAAAAGTTGAAAGAAGATCAATTAGTCATTGAAGAGATGTTTCGCAATTTGCTGCAGAAAATGGCAAAGTATTTAAATCAGCCTGAGCAGGAAGCCAAACTATTGGATGAATGTAATGGACTGCTGTCTTTTATCAATGATGCCCAAAAGCGGGCGGTGCTCCATCAAGAGAATCAATGGATGGCAAAAAACGGCTACTTTAAAGAGTATTTCGCTATGCGGCGTACTCAGTTGCGCGTATTAGGAGATATGATCGATTTGCTGGATCATATTTATGTGGACGAAGAAATAATTTACGGTGTCCGTCATCTGCTGCAGATCACTTCAGAACAATTTGCTGAAGCGAACGATGGCAAACAGATCCTAGCAGAAATTTATCAAGTATATGAAAACTATCGGCAAAAACCACTGCCGCAAACAAGAGAAGAATTTGAAAATCGCGCACGCTTGTTCCAATTCTTGCAATCTTTTACTACTTTTATCCAAATAAAAGCGGAATTTACCAAACAATCCTAA